A single Harpia harpyja isolate bHarHar1 chromosome 6, bHarHar1 primary haplotype, whole genome shotgun sequence DNA region contains:
- the RECQL gene encoding ATP-dependent DNA helicase Q1 isoform X2 has translation MQIQELVDKQQELIQKKMRVKSLIKQSSGDLEAGGSKDMETSAEAWNKKDFPWYEKIKTALQGKFKLQKFRSLQLETVNAAMAGKDIFLVMPTGGGKSLCYQLPAVCSDGFTLVICPLISLMEDQLMVLEQLGISATLLNASSSKEHVKWVHTEMLDRNSQLKLIYVTPEKIAKSKMFMSKLEKAYQAGCLARIAVDEVHCCSQWGHDFRPDYKSLGILKRQFPNAPLIGLTATATNHVLKDAQKILHVQKCITFTASFNRPNLYYEVRHKPSNNEDFIEDIVKIINGRYKGFSGIVYCFSQKDSEQVTVSLQKLGIKAGTYHANMDAKYKTKVHKGWAANQIQVVVATVAFGMGIDKPDVRFVIHHSMSKSMENYYQESGRAGRDDQKADCILYYGFGDIFRISSMVVMENVGQEKLYDMVSYCQNTSKCRRVLIAHHFDEVWDSANCNRMCDNCCKESSCEKMDVTGYCRDLIKILEQAENMSEKLTPLKLIDAWSGKGVSKFRVAEVTPPKHPREELERIIAHLLLQQYLKEDFSFTAFATISYLKIGPKARLLKNEAHVITIEGITNKKSVYKDKPSQSSNSKGSRENAQNISKTVQDSVVKKAQEHKRPNCGSNLKAKKLKLQAGGDDQPVVLD, from the exons aTTTTCCATGGTATGAGAAGATAAAAACTGCACTGCAGGGCAAATTTAAACTCCAGAAGTTTAGGTCCTTGCAACTTGAAACAGTAAATGCTGCAATGGCAGGAAAGGATATATTTCTTGTCATGCCTACAGGTGGTGGGAAGAGCCTTTGCTATCAGTTACCAGCTGTGTGTTCTGATG GTTTCACACTCGTGATATGTCCTTTGATATCACTTATGGAAGATCAACTCATGGTTTTGGAACAGCTTGGTATTTCTGCAACTTTATTAAATGCCTCAAGCAGTAAG GAACATGTGAAGTGGGTTCATACCGAAATGCTAGACAGAAATTCGCAACTGAAGCTCATTTACGTGACCCCGGAGAAGattgcaaaaagcaaaatgttcatGTCAAAGCTAGAGAAAGCTTATCAAGCAGGGTGTCTTGCTCGCATTGCTGTAGATGAAGTCCATTGCTGTAGTCAATGGGGTCATGACTTCAGGCCTG ACTACAAGTCTCTTGGTATCTTGAAAAGACAGTTTCCCAATGCTCCCTTGATTGGATTGACAGCAACTGCTACAAATCATGTTTTAAAGGATGCTCAGAAAATTTTGCATGTTCAGAAGTGCATTACCTTTACTGCTTCTTTCAACCGGCCCAATCTTTACTATGAG GTTCGTCATAAGCCTTCAAATAATGAAGATTTCATTGAGGACATAGTTAAGATCATTAATGGAAGATACAAAGGATTCTCAG GAATTGTTTATTGTTTTTCTCAGAAGGATTCTGAGCAAGTTACTGTGAGTTTGCAGAAACTGGGAATCAAGGCAGGGACTTACCATGCAAACATGGATGCTAAATATAAGACCAAAGTTCATAAAGGATGGGCAGCGAATCAAATCCAG GTTGTGGTGGCAACTGTTGCTTTTGGCATGGGAATTGATAAACCTGATGTGAGGTTTGTAATTCATCATTCTATGAGCAAGTCCATGGAGAACTACTACCAAGAGAGTGGACGTGCAG GTAGAGATGACCAAAAAGCTGACTGCATTTTGTACTATGGCTTTGGAGATATATTCAGAATCAGCTCAATGGTAGTGATGGAAAATGTAGGGCAAGAGAAGCTGTATGATATGGTGTCTTACTGCCAGAATACGAGCAA ATGTCGCCGGGTCCTCATAGCCCATCATTTTGATGAAGTATGGGATTCTGCAAACTGCAACAGAATGTGTGATAACTGCTGTAAAGAGAGCT CATGTGAGAAAATGGATGTAACAGGATACTGCAGGGATCTAATCAAGATACTTGAACAAGCTGAAAACATGAGTGAGAAACTCACCCCACTGAAATTAATCGATGCATGGTCTGGGAAAGGTGTATCAAAATTCAGGGTGGCTGAAGTTACTCCACCAAAGCACCCTCGAGAGGAATTGGAGAGAATTATTGCCCATTTACTGCTGCAGCAGTATCTGAA GGAAGACTTCAGCTTCACGGCATTCGCTACAATATCCTACCTGAAGATAGGACCAAAAGCACGTCTGCTGAAAAACGAGGCACACGTCATAACTATAGAAGGGATAACAAACAAGAAAAGTGTTTACAAG GACAAACCATCTCAATCTTCGAATtcaaaaggaagcagagaaaatgctCAGAATATTTCAAAGACTGTGCAGGACTCAGTGGTGAAGAAGGCACAGGAACATAAACGGCCTAACTGTGGTTCGAACTTAAAAGCAAAGAAGCTTAAGCTTCAGGCAGGTGGAGATGACCAACCAGTGGTTCTTGACTGA
- the PYROXD1 gene encoding pyridine nucleotide-disulfide oxidoreductase domain-containing protein 1 isoform X1, whose protein sequence is MAAAPGVARSRFVVVGGGIAGVTCAEKLAMEFPSEDIFLMTASPVIKAITNFKQVSKTLEEFDVEEQPSSLLEKRYPNIKVIQSGVKQLKSDDHKIFTEDGKEYIYEKLCLCAGAKPKLIFEGNPYVLGIRDTDSAQAFQKNLAQAERIVVVGNGGIALELVYEVQGCEVIWAIKDKAIGNTFFDAGAAEFLIPKLTAEKRETPIECKRTKYTMEGSEEKERSLAASDKLGSALGPDWHEGLHLKGTKEFCHKVHIEILCEVKKIHLQQEFIQLQRTSLTFPKEEKNVEPDEVLWPVYVELTNGKIYGCDFIVSATGVVPNVKPFLDGNNFAVGEDGGLKVDKHMHTSLPDIYAAGDICTASWEPSPVWHQMRLWTQARQMGWYAAKCMAADTLGESIDMDFSFELFAHVTKFFNYKVVVLGKYNAQGLGLDHELMLRCTKGQEYVKVVMQNGRMMGAVLIGETDLEETFENLILNQMDLSAYGEELLNPDIDIEDYFD, encoded by the exons CTGGCTATGGAATTCCCAtcagaagacatttttttaatgacagcttCTCCAGTTATAAAAGCTATAACAAATTTCAAACAG GTCTCCAAAACACTTGAGGAATTTGATGTAGAAGAGCAACCAAGTTCTTTATTAGAAAAACGATATCCCAATATTAAAGTTATACAGTCTGGAGTAAAGCAGTTGAAAAGTGATGATCAT aaaattttcactgaagatgggaaagaatatatttatgaaaaactCTGCCTGTGTGCtggagcaaaaccaaaattaatttttgaaggaAACCCATATGTATTAGGAATCCGGGATACTGACAGTGCACAG GCTTTTCAGAAGAATTTGGCTCAAGCTGAGAGAATAGTAGTGGTAGGGAATGGTGGGATTGCACTTGAATTAGT GTATGAAGTCCAAGGCTGTGAAGTAATCTGGGCTATCAAGGATAAAGCTATTGGGAACACTTTTTTTGATGCAGGAGCAGCTGAATTTCTCATTCCAAAGCTAACTGCTGAAAAACGAGAGACTCCAATTGAATGTAAAAGAACCAAGTATACAATGGAAG gaagtgaggaaaaagaaagaagtttagCAGCATCTGATAAACTGGGCAGTGCCTTAGGCCCTGATTGGCATGAGGGCTTACATCTTAAAGGGACTAAAGAG TTTTGTCATAAAGTACATATTGAAATACTATGTGAAGTAAAGAAAATACACTTACAGCAAGAATTTATACAACTGCAACGGACTTCTTTGACTTTTcctaaggaagagaaaaatgtagAACCAGATGAGG tgCTGTGGCCTGTATATGTGGAATTAACTAATGGAAAAATTTATGGATGCGATTTTATTGTCAGTGCAACTGGAGTTGTGCCAAATGTTAAACCATTTCTTGATGGCAATAAT TTTGCTGTAGGTGAAGATGGAGGTCTTAAAGTAGataaacacatgcacacatcCCTGCCAGATATATATGCAGCTGGAGATATCTGCACGGCATCGTGGGAACCTAGTCCAGTGTGGCATCAG atgagaCTGTGGACTCAAGCTAGGCAGATGGGATGGTATGCAGCAAAATGCATGGCAGCAGATACTTTAGGGGAATCGATTGATATGGATTTCAGCTTTGAACTATTTGCTCATGTTACAAAATTTTTCAATTACAAG GTGGTGGTTTTGGGCAAATACAATGCTCAAGGCTTGGGCTTAGACCATGAACTGATGCTGAGATGTACCAAGGGACAAGAGTATGTTAAAGTAGTGATGCAGAATGGCCGAATGATGGGAGCTGTGCTGATTGGTGAAACAGACTTGGAAGAAAcctttgaaaacttaattttaaatcaaATGGATCTTTCAGCCTATGGTGAAGAACTCCTGAATCCAGATATTGATATAGAAGATTATTTTGACTGA
- the PYROXD1 gene encoding pyridine nucleotide-disulfide oxidoreductase domain-containing protein 1 isoform X2, with translation MEFPSEDIFLMTASPVIKAITNFKQVSKTLEEFDVEEQPSSLLEKRYPNIKVIQSGVKQLKSDDHKIFTEDGKEYIYEKLCLCAGAKPKLIFEGNPYVLGIRDTDSAQAFQKNLAQAERIVVVGNGGIALELVYEVQGCEVIWAIKDKAIGNTFFDAGAAEFLIPKLTAEKRETPIECKRTKYTMEGSEEKERSLAASDKLGSALGPDWHEGLHLKGTKEFCHKVHIEILCEVKKIHLQQEFIQLQRTSLTFPKEEKNVEPDEVLWPVYVELTNGKIYGCDFIVSATGVVPNVKPFLDGNNFAVGEDGGLKVDKHMHTSLPDIYAAGDICTASWEPSPVWHQMRLWTQARQMGWYAAKCMAADTLGESIDMDFSFELFAHVTKFFNYKVVVLGKYNAQGLGLDHELMLRCTKGQEYVKVVMQNGRMMGAVLIGETDLEETFENLILNQMDLSAYGEELLNPDIDIEDYFD, from the exons ATGGAATTCCCAtcagaagacatttttttaatgacagcttCTCCAGTTATAAAAGCTATAACAAATTTCAAACAG GTCTCCAAAACACTTGAGGAATTTGATGTAGAAGAGCAACCAAGTTCTTTATTAGAAAAACGATATCCCAATATTAAAGTTATACAGTCTGGAGTAAAGCAGTTGAAAAGTGATGATCAT aaaattttcactgaagatgggaaagaatatatttatgaaaaactCTGCCTGTGTGCtggagcaaaaccaaaattaatttttgaaggaAACCCATATGTATTAGGAATCCGGGATACTGACAGTGCACAG GCTTTTCAGAAGAATTTGGCTCAAGCTGAGAGAATAGTAGTGGTAGGGAATGGTGGGATTGCACTTGAATTAGT GTATGAAGTCCAAGGCTGTGAAGTAATCTGGGCTATCAAGGATAAAGCTATTGGGAACACTTTTTTTGATGCAGGAGCAGCTGAATTTCTCATTCCAAAGCTAACTGCTGAAAAACGAGAGACTCCAATTGAATGTAAAAGAACCAAGTATACAATGGAAG gaagtgaggaaaaagaaagaagtttagCAGCATCTGATAAACTGGGCAGTGCCTTAGGCCCTGATTGGCATGAGGGCTTACATCTTAAAGGGACTAAAGAG TTTTGTCATAAAGTACATATTGAAATACTATGTGAAGTAAAGAAAATACACTTACAGCAAGAATTTATACAACTGCAACGGACTTCTTTGACTTTTcctaaggaagagaaaaatgtagAACCAGATGAGG tgCTGTGGCCTGTATATGTGGAATTAACTAATGGAAAAATTTATGGATGCGATTTTATTGTCAGTGCAACTGGAGTTGTGCCAAATGTTAAACCATTTCTTGATGGCAATAAT TTTGCTGTAGGTGAAGATGGAGGTCTTAAAGTAGataaacacatgcacacatcCCTGCCAGATATATATGCAGCTGGAGATATCTGCACGGCATCGTGGGAACCTAGTCCAGTGTGGCATCAG atgagaCTGTGGACTCAAGCTAGGCAGATGGGATGGTATGCAGCAAAATGCATGGCAGCAGATACTTTAGGGGAATCGATTGATATGGATTTCAGCTTTGAACTATTTGCTCATGTTACAAAATTTTTCAATTACAAG GTGGTGGTTTTGGGCAAATACAATGCTCAAGGCTTGGGCTTAGACCATGAACTGATGCTGAGATGTACCAAGGGACAAGAGTATGTTAAAGTAGTGATGCAGAATGGCCGAATGATGGGAGCTGTGCTGATTGGTGAAACAGACTTGGAAGAAAcctttgaaaacttaattttaaatcaaATGGATCTTTCAGCCTATGGTGAAGAACTCCTGAATCCAGATATTGATATAGAAGATTATTTTGACTGA